A window from Vibrio cortegadensis encodes these proteins:
- a CDS encoding MlaA family lipoprotein → MLTRGLQLHLSLFLALMTVGCSSAPEKQVIDESNAVNGTDSTANIDETHPNDPFESFNRAMWDINYDYLDPYLVRPVSVAYVEYVPHPIRLGIINVLANLDEPSSMVNNLVMGNGEQAVNHFNRFWINTTFGLVGLIDIASEAGIPKNDDKAFSDALGHYGVGNGPYLMLPGYGPYTVREVTDTVDGMYVPLSYLNVWAGLGKWALEGMEKRVQLIPQEGQLNTSPDPYALSREVFLQRQDFKAEINTTTEIDEDEEAYLDEYLDEEF, encoded by the coding sequence ATGCTAACACGCGGATTACAATTACATTTAAGTCTGTTTTTAGCTTTGATGACGGTGGGTTGTTCTAGCGCACCGGAAAAGCAAGTCATTGATGAAAGTAATGCTGTGAATGGAACTGACTCTACAGCTAATATCGATGAAACACACCCTAACGATCCCTTTGAAAGCTTTAACCGAGCAATGTGGGATATCAACTACGACTACCTTGACCCCTATTTAGTGCGTCCTGTATCTGTCGCCTATGTTGAATATGTTCCTCACCCGATACGCCTAGGTATTATTAACGTGCTTGCCAATTTAGATGAACCTTCTAGCATGGTGAATAACCTCGTAATGGGTAATGGAGAGCAAGCGGTCAATCACTTTAACCGCTTTTGGATTAACACTACGTTTGGTTTGGTGGGCTTAATTGATATTGCATCAGAAGCAGGAATACCTAAAAACGATGATAAAGCGTTCAGTGATGCGCTTGGTCATTATGGTGTCGGTAACGGCCCGTATTTGATGCTCCCTGGCTACGGACCTTATACGGTTCGAGAAGTCACCGATACCGTTGATGGAATGTATGTGCCGCTTAGTTATTTGAATGTTTGGGCTGGGCTAGGTAAGTGGGCGTTAGAGGGGATGGAAAAACGAGTGCAGTTGATTCCTCAAGAGGGGCAGCTAAACACGTCGCCAGACCCATATGCATTGTCTCGAGAGGTGTTCTTGCAACGCCAAGATTTTAAAGCCGAGATTAACACCACAACTGAAATTGATGAAGATGAAGAAGCTTATCTTGATGAATATCTAGATGAAGAATTTTAA
- the ccmE gene encoding cytochrome c maturation protein CcmE yields MTPRRKKRLGIILALFIGISATVGLMLYALNQNMDLFYTPTELVNGKDDGTKPEVGQRLRIGGMVVVGSVKRDVESLRVSFDLADVGPKVTIVYDGILPDLFREGQGIVAQGVLLDATTIEAFEVLAKHDEEYMPPEVAEAMKKTHEPLTYTKEQTQGSNQ; encoded by the coding sequence ATGACCCCAAGACGCAAAAAGAGACTTGGTATTATTCTCGCTCTTTTCATTGGTATTAGTGCCACAGTAGGTTTAATGCTATATGCACTGAATCAAAACATGGATCTGTTCTACACGCCAACGGAATTGGTCAATGGCAAAGATGACGGGACCAAACCAGAAGTCGGCCAAAGACTCCGTATCGGTGGTATGGTCGTGGTTGGGTCTGTAAAGCGTGATGTTGAATCTTTACGAGTAAGCTTCGATCTTGCTGATGTTGGTCCAAAAGTGACGATTGTTTACGATGGCATTCTCCCAGACCTTTTTCGTGAAGGCCAAGGTATTGTTGCACAAGGGGTTCTACTTGACGCTACGACAATTGAAGCGTTCGAAGTTCTTGCCAAGCATGATGAAGAGTACATGCCGCCAGAAGTGGCTGAAGCAATGAAGAAAACGCACGAGCCGCTAACGTACACAAAAGAACAAACTCAAGGAAGTAATCAATGA
- a CDS encoding heme lyase CcmF/NrfE family subunit encodes MIAEIGHFALILSLGLAVLLSLLPLVGASRNNTTLMNTARPLSWGMFIMLCLSFFILCWAFYKNDFTLQYVASNSNSLLPWYYRITAVWGAHEGSLLLWVLIQAGWTVAVATFSRGMPQESVARVLAVMGMISVGFLLFIIVTSNPFLRTLPFFPIDGRDLNPLLQDPGLIIHPPMLYMGYVGFSVAFSFAIASLMTGRLDTAWARWSRPWTIAAWSFLTVGIALGSWWAYYELGWGGWWFWDPVENASFMPWLAGTALMHSLAVTEKRGTFKAWTVLLAISAFSLSLLGTFLVRSGILVSVHAFASDPARGMFILGFLVFVIGGSLLLFAVKGASVRVRGNFSLISRENALLSNNILLIAALVVVLVGTLLPLVHKQIGLGSVSIGAPFFNMLFSWLMIPFSFLLGIGPLVRWKRDNMSALIKPMLISGVGSFTLAAAMVWLLADRFTGMAYMGWVMALWIVSMHSFELYERATHRHDFFTGLRKLQRSHWAMMFAHIGLAVTVIGIAMVQNYSIERDVRLAPGEHFQIEDYNFYFSGVRDEDGPNYDGYIADFEITQQGKYVNTLHAEKRFYTTTRSMMTEAAIDSGFTRDLYIAMGERLDDNRSWAVRIYYKPFIRWIWAGSILMALGGLIAISDRRYRFRKSSSSKTISSEQEKVA; translated from the coding sequence ATGATTGCTGAAATTGGTCACTTTGCTTTAATCCTATCGTTAGGATTGGCAGTGTTACTTAGTCTGCTTCCACTGGTGGGAGCATCGAGAAATAACACCACATTGATGAATACTGCGAGACCTCTGTCTTGGGGTATGTTCATTATGCTTTGCCTATCATTTTTTATTCTATGTTGGGCTTTTTACAAGAACGATTTTACGCTGCAATATGTGGCGAGTAACTCGAATAGTTTACTTCCTTGGTACTATCGCATTACCGCTGTTTGGGGGGCGCATGAAGGCTCTTTGCTTTTATGGGTGCTCATTCAAGCCGGTTGGACGGTTGCTGTGGCGACATTTAGCCGAGGTATGCCGCAAGAATCCGTTGCGCGTGTACTTGCGGTTATGGGGATGATTTCAGTAGGCTTTTTACTGTTTATCATCGTCACTTCCAATCCATTCCTGAGAACACTGCCTTTCTTCCCAATTGATGGTCGAGATCTAAACCCTCTATTGCAAGATCCAGGTTTGATCATTCACCCACCAATGCTTTACATGGGTTATGTGGGCTTCTCTGTTGCGTTCTCATTTGCTATCGCTTCTTTGATGACTGGTCGTTTAGATACGGCTTGGGCCCGTTGGTCTCGTCCTTGGACTATCGCTGCGTGGTCATTTTTAACGGTTGGTATCGCGCTAGGTTCATGGTGGGCTTATTACGAACTTGGTTGGGGCGGCTGGTGGTTCTGGGATCCAGTAGAAAATGCTTCGTTTATGCCGTGGTTAGCGGGTACAGCATTAATGCACTCTCTTGCTGTAACAGAAAAGCGTGGCACATTTAAAGCTTGGACAGTGCTACTCGCTATTTCAGCGTTCTCTTTAAGCTTACTAGGTACCTTCCTTGTTCGTTCGGGGATTTTAGTCTCTGTTCATGCGTTTGCCTCAGATCCGGCTCGTGGCATGTTCATTCTCGGCTTCTTAGTCTTTGTGATTGGCGGTTCATTACTGCTGTTTGCAGTGAAAGGTGCATCGGTACGAGTTCGCGGCAACTTCAGTCTTATTTCACGCGAAAACGCATTGCTTTCAAATAACATTTTATTGATTGCAGCTTTGGTTGTGGTACTGGTTGGGACACTGCTTCCGCTAGTGCACAAACAGATTGGCTTAGGCTCAGTTTCAATCGGTGCTCCATTCTTTAACATGTTGTTTAGCTGGTTAATGATTCCTTTCTCGTTCCTCTTAGGTATTGGTCCTTTGGTTCGTTGGAAGCGTGACAATATGTCAGCACTGATCAAACCAATGTTGATCTCTGGTGTTGGGTCATTCACTTTAGCCGCAGCTATGGTTTGGCTATTGGCAGACCGATTCACTGGAATGGCCTACATGGGCTGGGTTATGGCGTTATGGATTGTGTCCATGCACAGCTTTGAGCTGTATGAACGTGCAACTCACCGTCACGATTTTTTCACAGGGTTAAGAAAACTTCAGCGCAGTCACTGGGCGATGATGTTCGCACATATTGGTTTGGCTGTTACTGTGATTGGTATCGCAATGGTGCAGAACTACAGCATTGAACGTGATGTTCGTCTTGCGCCAGGTGAGCACTTCCAAATAGAAGATTACAATTTCTACTTCTCCGGCGTACGAGATGAAGATGGACCAAACTATGATGGTTACATCGCTGATTTTGAAATCACGCAGCAAGGTAAGTACGTTAATACGCTACACGCTGAAAAACGTTTCTACACAACGACTCGTTCAATGATGACAGAAGCTGCTATCGACAGCGGTTTCACTCGTGATTTATACATTGCAATGGGTGAGAGACTGGATGATAACCGCTCATGGGCTGTTCGAATTTACTATAAACCCTTTATTCGTTGGATCTGGGCTGGTTCAATATTGATGGCACTAGGCGGTTTAATCGCAATTAGTGATAGACGCTACCGCTTCCGTAAATCGTCATCATCAAAAACAATCAGCAGTGAACAAGAGAAGGTCGCGTAG
- a CDS encoding DsbE family thiol:disulfide interchange protein: protein MNKKILFVPLVMFMVLAAVFASQLVRNSSGDDPTKLESVLIGKQVPEFRLEDLAQPGKLHDQAIFKGEPLLLNVWATWCPTCYAEHQYLNELSSDGVKIIGLNYKDQRDKAVQWLTELGNPYLISLFDGDGMLGLDLGVYGAPETFLIDANGVVRYRHVGDVNPANWKETLQPMYQALLEEAK, encoded by the coding sequence ATGAACAAGAAAATATTATTTGTCCCACTGGTTATGTTTATGGTTCTAGCGGCGGTTTTTGCATCGCAGCTTGTTCGAAACTCTTCAGGTGATGACCCGACCAAATTGGAATCGGTATTGATTGGTAAACAAGTTCCAGAGTTTCGTTTAGAAGACTTAGCTCAACCAGGAAAGTTGCATGATCAAGCTATTTTCAAGGGCGAACCATTGCTGTTGAATGTTTGGGCTACTTGGTGTCCGACATGTTATGCCGAGCATCAATACCTTAATGAATTGTCGTCAGATGGTGTGAAAATCATTGGTCTTAACTATAAAGATCAGCGTGATAAAGCGGTGCAGTGGTTAACTGAATTAGGCAACCCATACCTGATTAGCCTGTTTGATGGTGATGGTATGTTAGGGCTAGATCTTGGCGTGTATGGCGCACCTGAAACTTTTTTAATTGATGCAAATGGCGTAGTTCGCTATCGCCATGTTGGTGATGTTAATCCAGCTAACTGGAAAGAGACATTGCAACCAATGTACCAAGCTCTTCTGGAGGAGGCGAAATGA
- the ccmD gene encoding heme exporter protein CcmD, translated as MHFESFSAMLNMGGYAAYVWSAFGITFLSMFILLISSIKRGKTLLRDVQAKIDRQARIDAAKNMENTL; from the coding sequence ATGCATTTTGAATCATTCAGCGCGATGTTGAACATGGGCGGCTATGCGGCCTATGTATGGAGTGCTTTTGGGATTACCTTCTTATCGATGTTTATTCTGCTTATCTCAAGCATTAAGCGTGGTAAAACCTTACTTCGCGATGTACAAGCTAAAATCGATCGTCAAGCTCGAATTGATGCTGCAAAAAATATGGAGAACACACTATGA
- a CDS encoding cytochrome c-type biogenesis protein, producing MMKRIFVAFMTSMLLSISAYATIEVHEFDNFEQEQQFKELSNTLRCPKCQNNTIGDSNAELAQDLRQKVYEMTKAGKSEQEIIDYMIARYGNFVTYNPPLTLATSVLWGGPLFVIVLGFALIVVRSRKSKVVKTAESKEWDEEKEARLKSLLNEEKDGDKQ from the coding sequence ATGATGAAACGTATCTTCGTTGCTTTTATGACGAGCATGCTTCTGTCAATTTCAGCTTATGCCACAATTGAAGTTCATGAGTTTGATAACTTTGAACAAGAGCAGCAATTCAAAGAGCTAAGTAACACGTTGCGTTGTCCTAAGTGTCAAAATAATACGATTGGTGACTCTAACGCAGAATTAGCACAAGATCTTCGCCAAAAAGTATATGAAATGACGAAAGCAGGAAAGTCGGAGCAGGAGATCATTGACTATATGATCGCTCGCTATGGCAATTTCGTTACTTATAACCCGCCGTTGACTCTAGCAACATCGGTGTTATGGGGTGGACCACTGTTTGTCATCGTTCTAGGTTTTGCTCTGATTGTGGTACGCAGCCGCAAATCTAAAGTGGTAAAAACGGCAGAATCTAAAGAGTGGGATGAAGAGAAAGAAGCACGTTTGAAATCGTTGCTTAATGAAGAAAAAGACGGAGATAAACAGTAA
- the ccmI gene encoding c-type cytochrome biogenesis protein CcmI: MTLFWISSLVLTLISCLFIAMPFIKKRANNDEALRDELNKALYKDRLSELEEEADEGLVDDQQDLISDLKQSLLDDIPTEQKNSRGSEIPAAVILLPSFLLVIALSYAMYMKFGAIDKVQQWQDVSANLPALTKKLMFPEGDALTDDEMQDLTLALRTRLHYQPEDSTGWLLLGRIGLANRDVETAINSMRKAYRFEPENEDVKLGYAQALMLSQDEADQDKARRLLGSLVQEDYVDLRVFSLLGFDAFERQDYPAAVKYWSIMQQMIGPDDSRYTMLARSIENAKKKMGVEATPSGKNVAVTISLGAQVNPSSNAVLVVSVHSADGAPMPIAAARYPLGSFPRTIVLDDGNSMMQGRKLSDLESLIVRARLDSDGNVSTRDGDWYGESSVVSLGEPASLKIEQQY; the protein is encoded by the coding sequence ATGACGTTATTTTGGATATCGAGTCTAGTTCTTACTCTTATTAGTTGCCTCTTTATTGCGATGCCTTTCATTAAAAAAAGGGCAAATAATGATGAGGCACTACGCGATGAATTAAACAAAGCTCTCTACAAAGATCGTTTATCTGAACTTGAAGAAGAAGCCGATGAAGGGCTTGTGGATGATCAACAAGATCTGATTTCAGACCTGAAGCAGTCGCTTTTGGATGACATCCCAACGGAGCAAAAAAACAGTCGTGGTAGCGAAATACCGGCGGCCGTTATTTTACTACCATCGTTTTTATTGGTGATTGCACTCTCTTATGCCATGTATATGAAGTTTGGTGCGATAGATAAAGTGCAGCAATGGCAAGACGTTTCAGCCAATTTACCGGCATTAACGAAGAAATTGATGTTTCCAGAAGGCGATGCATTAACTGATGATGAGATGCAAGATCTGACGTTAGCACTTCGTACTCGCTTACATTATCAACCTGAAGATTCCACAGGGTGGTTGCTACTTGGGCGAATTGGGTTAGCGAACCGTGATGTTGAAACTGCCATTAACTCTATGCGCAAGGCGTATCGATTCGAACCAGAGAATGAAGATGTTAAATTGGGTTATGCTCAAGCTCTGATGTTGTCTCAAGATGAAGCTGATCAAGACAAAGCGCGTCGATTGCTCGGTAGCCTCGTTCAGGAAGACTATGTCGATTTGCGAGTCTTTTCTCTACTTGGTTTTGATGCTTTTGAGCGTCAGGATTATCCGGCTGCGGTTAAATACTGGAGTATTATGCAGCAAATGATTGGCCCTGATGATAGCCGTTATACTATGTTGGCTCGTAGTATTGAGAATGCTAAGAAGAAAATGGGCGTTGAAGCAACTCCAAGTGGTAAAAATGTCGCGGTTACTATCTCATTAGGTGCTCAAGTTAATCCATCAAGTAACGCCGTTTTGGTCGTTTCAGTGCATAGTGCTGATGGCGCGCCAATGCCAATTGCTGCTGCTCGATATCCTTTAGGTTCATTCCCAAGAACGATCGTATTGGATGACGGCAATAGTATGATGCAAGGTCGTAAACTATCGGATCTAGAGAGCTTAATTGTTCGAGCTAGACTGGATAGTGACGGAAATGTTTCAACGCGAGATGGTGATTGGTATGGTGAAAGCTCAGTCGTTTCTCTTGGTGAACCTGCGTCGTTGAAGATTGAGCAGCAATACTGA